The following proteins are encoded in a genomic region of Hyla sarda isolate aHylSar1 chromosome 3, aHylSar1.hap1, whole genome shotgun sequence:
- the LOC130360931 gene encoding taste receptor type 2 member 40-like, which yields MDTITLVLLSVLYTECIAGVIINLIIVAANLMKWKTMKSLHIGDKILSSLATSRSLFLFIVLILHLPILHDLWENTFLAESIIVIIIMVLHSSNLWFATVLFVFYCVKITSYNWKLFIFLKTKISTLAPWFPLASLLISLSSSLPLVWGIYEILKQNPTDVSVTNMTLSRDVEIEISLIMFLFYLITSCPPFLVFLAAYCLLLHSLWMHTRRMRSSGSGFRSPNLESHFSAVKNWDILSRVISLPLEGPVTFIILWKG from the exons ATGGATACAATAACACTTGTTCTTCTATCTGTGCTGTATACTGAATGCATCGCCGGAGTCATAATAAATCTCATCATCGTGGCTGCAAATCTCATGAAATGGAAAACAATGAAATCTCTTCATATTGGGGATAAAATCCTCAGCTCTTTGGCTACTTCCAGAAGCTTATTCCTCTTCATTGTCTTAATTTTACACCTTCCTATTCTACATGATCTATGGGAGAACACGTTTCTGGCTGAGTctataatagtaataatcatAATGGTTTTACATTCTAGTAATCTCTGGTTTGCCACCGTCCTCTTTGTCTTTTACTGTGTGAAGATTACAAGTTACAACTGGAAGCTCTTCATCTTTCTGAAGACCAAGATCTCCACCCTGGCTCCATGGTTCCCTCTGGCTTCTCTGCTCATTTCTTTATCTTCTAGTCTTCCACTTGTTTGGGGCATTTATGAAATACTGAAGCAGAATCCAACAGATGTCTCAGTCACAAATATGACTCTATCCAGAGATGTGGAGATTGAAATCAGTCTTATCATGTTCTTGTTTTATCTCATCACCTCATGTCCACCATTCCTAGTATTCTTGGCTGCATACTGCCTGTTACTTCACTCTCTTTGGATGCACACCAGACGGATGAGGAGCTCTGGGTCCGGATTTCGAAGCCCAAACTTAGAATCTCACTTCAGTGCTGTGAAGA ATTGGGACATACTGAGCAGAGTCATCTCTTTACCATTAGAAGGACCAGTCACCTTTATCATACTGTGGAAGGGCTAA